The sequence below is a genomic window from Silene latifolia isolate original U9 population chromosome 7, ASM4854445v1, whole genome shotgun sequence.
TCCAATGAAAATTTACCTTTTATTTTTTCCTAAAGCAAGCATGTAGCTTGGTAGAGCTATCATGCTTGCAAACTACATCTCACTTTTCCATCTCCAATGGTAAGctacatgcttattattttgcAAAAATTGCAAGCAGGCCCTTGTAGAGAACCATGAGAGATGCtcttagagcatctccaatggacGGCTACAATACGTTGTAGCCTGATTTGCCAAGTCGGTTTTTTAAGCGGTTTTGCTTTTCAGCTACACATCGCTCCAATGAAAAGTTACAACATTTTGTAGCTTATATCGGTCCCACCTTATTAATTTCATCCAATAAAAAAATTtaccttttctttttttcatgTCAAGCATGTAGCTTGACAAAGCTACAATGCTTTCAAGCTACATTTATTCACTCCCTCTCCAATGGTAAGCTACTTGCTTGAAATTTTACAAAAATTGCAAGTAAGTCCCTTAAAGCAACCATTGGAGTTGCTCTTATAAGCTTAAAAAGTGGGCGGTTTTAATATCGATAAAATTTAAACTTTGTGCATATCCAATTATCCATCACCTTTTATGCCTTTACCAACTAATTTAGTTGACGACATCTGCTCATTGTAGAATTTGTACGGTGCATAGTCATGTGGAGGGAAAGTGGGCTCTTGAGATTCGGTAACTTATTAGAATATAGATTTTAATAGTCAAAATTTATTTGACTAAAAAATTTaatgtttcgaaaaaaaaaacaacaacccaTTAATTAAAATTAACCTCAACTCATATGATATCGATTATGATTACACCACTGCTCATATTTTCTCTAAACGTTACTTTCAGAGTTTCTAAGTTTATACATTTTTTCAAATTCCTATCTTTTGTGAACATTTTCTTTAAATTCATTCTAATTAAATGATGTTTTTTTACAAAACATAAAGTTAGTTTTTCGTGAGTACTCCATATATATTATGAattatttctctttttctttaaGGATGACTTTTTATaaaattgaaaaatcatttataattaatattcgcTAGAAATAACTTTTGATAATAAAATTAGATCAGAAGATATTTTTAAGCAAATGAAGTATGCAAAAAGAAGTAATACAAGGGGGgttgaattttttttgatttgGCCCTCTATTAATTAGGTGAGAAATGGGAGGAGTAGAGTTCGAAAGAGGCCGCAAAAGTGTTTAAgatttactccctctgtcccggtcaattgttgtcctttcgttttggcacaaagaccaagaaaaggggAGAGggtcaataactaaatgacaagtggaacaaattgaatgagaatgatcaaattactcatcaagttcattcttaaaatagaaaggacaacaaatgactgagacaccccaaaatggaaaaggacaataaatgaccgggacagagggagtagtatTTTGTGTGTTGAATTTAGCATAACCCTTTCAAATACAAAAGAATAATACTTCGTATAAAGAACAAAAAACCTACTATACAGGAAAAAGTTAAGAAAATAAAAAAGTTACGGTATATGTGGTAGCCATGGTCTAACATTAGGGCTGACCTTGCCCGTCCCTCGGGCCGATTGTTACTCGGCCAACGTAACCCGTGACTAGCCCGGCCTAACTCGCCAAAACCTAGGGCCCGAGCTTGAATCGAAGAAATCTAATTCGACTAGCCTAAACCCGCGCCCTTACCCGGACCGTGCCGATTTCAGGTCACCTCAATCAAGCCCAACCTGACCCGTGTTCACCCTCCCCTACCCTAGGCCGTTTTGGGTCCGCCTAGCCAAGTCCCGCCCACCCCCAGGTTAGCTCGGCCCGGCACGGAACTGGCCCATGACAACCtctacatattattattattatgtgggCTAGAGAAAGTCATATGAGTCATGGGTCAAAATTTTTTAAGGGGAGTGATTGCCTATGTCGGTCCAGCAACAACCACGATTGAACATATCTCATATTCTCTCATATTCTACCCGATTTTTGTTATAGGACGGTCTCTTGATgacttaatactccctccaatccaattTAAATTACCCATTTGACATTTTACGGTCTATAAGACGACACTTTGACCAcatttttcttcatttatatattattttttttgtcgaAATTATAATTTTCCGAAACTTTTTTTATAACAAACGTGTAAATATGTCAATTTTacgtttaaattataaaaatttgaataaatATAATtgatgtcaaaatttaacaaggtTAACTTTAAAAAGTGAGTAGATattttggattggattggagtataataatacaactttttttaataaaatatcaTATTACCACAATTTAAAAATACGTAAATCACACAAAAAGAGATCACCACAACATTAAAACAACCCCCACCGATTGAAACTTGAAAGGCATACAAATTTTCACATCCTCATCCCCTCATAATTTCCTCAACAAAAATTCCAACaaacattcaaaaaaaaaaaaaaaattataatcatGGGAGTAGTTATAATAGACGGATCAACGGTTCGATCCTTCGTGGAAGACGAAACCCAATTCAACAAAAGCGTCGACGAAAGTTTCGCGACGCTGGACCTCGATAGCAACGGAACGCTATCGAGGTCCGAGCTTCGCAAGGCTTTCGAGTCAATGAGACTCATGGAGTCTCATTTTGGGGACGATGTAGCTGGGCCGACCCCGGCCCAGCTCACGTCCCTTTATGACTCGATATTTGATAGGTTTGATATCGATGGATCGGGGACTGTCGATCTTGATGAGTTTCGAGTCGAGATGAAGAAGATTATGTTGGCGATCGCGGATGGGTTGGGCGAGTCGCCTATAAGTATGGCCCTTGAAGAAGGGCTTGATGGTAATTTGCTTAAGAAGGCTGCTGATCTTGAGGCTTCTAAGCTTGAGGACGCCTTTGCTAAAAAGTgatctttttttatttttctaaacCCGTGATCTATAGACACGATACCTTCGTCTTAACCATTTGCTTTTTTTTTAGTGATTGTCAaaattgtgtttttgttatgaAATAATAACGTTTGTGCGTTCATGTAATTGTAATATTTGCATttgtttgttatttggttttgttgggTACATCTGACTCGTCTTTTTTCCGTCAGAGCGGGGATTTGGTAGAGGCACTaggatattgttgttgtttttctgtATTTCGGTTCTCATGAAAATAATAGAAGTAATACAAGTGTTGCAATTATTAGTGGGCCTATTTGTGCTATACCTCAAGTCCTCAACAATATGTTGTTCTTTCATAGTATGATGGGGATTTTTCCTCATTTGATTTTGTTCGGATTCGAGTTGGAATACTTTGAAATGTTTTTTAAGTATTCCAATCAAAATATGATGCTTTCTGTTTTAGCACTTTTGGTAAGTGGAATTGTGGAAGAATACTGAATTTGATTATATTGTTTGGACTGCTCACATACACACATTTTATGACCAGGATTCAAATCTTGTTAGTATCATTTTGCTGAATCCTTGACTGATTGTTATCCGAGCTCTTTAAACCGGACTTTACTATAGGTAAATCCGGTGTACATTGTATGTGATTACGATGAATATGATGTGACTTAGGCCTAGTTTGGTAAACATCATATTGAGCGAAATTAGTAGATTCCGACATAACTAGTAGTTTGACCAAGCAATCTACTATTTTCATATGTTTGTTAAACGGCGTATTCTGATAGCATATTGGTCGGAATTTACTGTTTTTGAATATGCTGCTATGAAACCATTTTAATTGCTAATTACCAAACAACCTTTTCTAATTCTGCTGATTTGTTTGATAGTCAAACCTGCTACTGAAATCTGTTAATCGTATTCTGCTAACGTTATCTGATATCATGAATCTGCTTCTGCTGTTTGTCAATTCAAACAGGGTATACAATTATACATTCAACTCATATATATTCAATTCAAGAATGATTTGTCAAGTATACATAAATCTACATTTGTGTTCAATAATTCGAAGAAAAAAAGGTGTAACAAATGCTTAACTTTTGTAGCAATGTCTAAGAAAGTCGCGGTTGCAAATCTTGTAAGTATTTCAATAGCGATCCACCTTTTGTAGATTGGTAATGACTTTTGTGACGATGTCATCTTAAGTAAAAGAGATCCTTGATAGTATAAGAACCATGAGAAGCATGAACATAATTGGTGTTATTCCACATCTCATTTGCAATTTGCATATAAGTTTTCTGAGTGAAGTGAATTGAATCCCAAAATAGATGTTCGTCGATATTTTTGCATAATTCGTACTGCTTTACTATTCGTTTTCCTCCACAGCTTAACACTCCTCTGTACTTCCCTGTTCCGCAACATGCTGTCTTCGCCTCCTTGTACCCTGTTCACCAATCATTTTATCAAATTATACAACCGTAAATCAAACTATGATAAGTAAACTGTATTATACTAGGCCCTGTTTTTTCTGGCTTAatttcagctcagttcagttcaattcagcccTATCCAGCGTAAAACAATGTTAGAAAATGAAAATGACAGGGACACAGAACCATGTTAGATCATACGAGTGATATAATTACCGTATTTAGAAGGGTGTTTGATTCTTTGGAGAGTACTAGTGTAGAAATCATAGAGTGAAAACTTGAATCCAGGTAATTTGTTAGTAAGTTGTTGCAAGGCTTGGAAGATGGCTTCATTATGTAGGTTTGTGTATGTGACAACATCCTTTAAACATTCACCATTTGCATTAGCAATTAATCTAAGGGATGGAGCACATCCAATTGCTGGCACATTCAAGAATCCAAATTTTCTTCCTCCTATCTTGTATATCTCCTGCAAAAtcaatatatattattattttcaaGTATCTATATTAATTTCCGAAACATTTATTGATAATCGATGGATGTTTCACGGTGTTGCTTAAGGCGAAGTCGCTGGTTGAACTACCGACTTTAGACTATGCCTTAATAGGGATAAATATAATGGTTGGGCCTCAATCattaccttaaggttttggttgagatggttcatctatcatggtataagagtcagtgtgaccgaaggtcacggaTTCAAATCCTGGCAGCCTCAAATAACTCATGAAGTGGAAATTCAGCACATGGTATGAGAGGGCTTGTGCACTAACCACTCTTCGAGCCCAACGGGTACTCGAGTGAGGTCCAAAGCTTCCTTGGAGGAATCATGTATCTTTTTGAAGAATGATAGGGCGCCACCAGTAGTGGTGAAGCGAGGGGGGGATAGCAGGCGCGTTCGCCCAAAGCTTCCTTGGAGGAATCATGTATCTTCCTTGGATGTTTCACGGTGTTGCTTAAGGCGAAGTCGCTGGTTGGTTGAACTACCGACTTTAGACTATGCCTTAATAGGGATAAATATAATGGTTGGGCCTCAActatcaccttaaggttttggttaggatggttcatctatcatggtattagagccagtgtgaccgattcggtcacgggttcaaatcctggcatAAGACTATTGTATTGTGCAATGGTTTTTCTTTGATCTTAGCTTCCTTGGAGGAATCATGTATCTTTTTGAAGAACGATAGGGTGCCACCAGTAATGGTGGAGCGAGGAGGGATAGCAGGCGCGCTCGTCCCCGCTGAAAAATGAAATCTTTCAAAGATTTTAGTTAGATTTTTGGGCTTTTTTCGAGTTTCGTTTATGACATTACTTGTTCGTCCTCGTTGAAATTTTTCGATCTCTTAACAATAAATTCTGACTCCATCACTGATCACCAAGTATACCGAGTCTTGGTATCACTCTCTCACCTGTTTTATGTATATCCATTATTCTAATTTCCCCTAGTCCCTACATGATATAAGAGGGTGGTAACTAGAATCATTATCACCTGGCGGCACAATTGATCATGTTCCGTGTAAGTACCACTGGTGGAATTTACACTTATGTGGGCTAAACATCTCAGTGAGGAAGAACAGGTAATGACATAACGACTAATGCGGTAACGCCCTGAATTGTTTTGGAATTTCAACTAaaactttcaactttttcttaACGAGTAGGAACGAGCGTCCGTACTAGCCTCCTAAATCCGCCAATACGTATAACACGTGGGCAAACAAATGTGAAGGCAAGAGTTGAGTTAAAGAAGCAATAATTGGGAGTCGAGTGGGTGCCTCGATGTGATAGACTCATATAGGTATTAATAGCCTGCCTGCTAAAGgtcgtcgacaatttactaattatcgtcgacaattttaatgaacttccaaaactacccctccctcacactcccccttatattttttccgtcttgttttgttttcgtaaaaaaaaaattaataattactaataaaccccgttcggggatagttcgttttattttaattttttaatttattgaaaCTTATTTTAGTTAGCGATTATCGATCCATGCACCCAAaactaatttaagacggaaattaataattttaaaaaaaaaaatattgttgaAAAAGGGCCTGGatgaagaaatttttcgtccagaccaaggtccggacaaagaaatttttcgtccagacccaagtccagacggaaaatattttcgtccaAACCCAGGTCCagacgaaaaatattttcgtccggaaaaatttttttttttttttttttaaatttttttttttttaaaaaaaaatttttttttttttccggacgaaaatatttttcgtctggacgaaaaatatttttgtctggaccatggtctagacgaaaaatttctttgtccggaccttggtctggacgaaaatgtttttcgtccggattttttttttttttttttttttttttttttttttttttgaaaaaaaaatcattttctgacttagattaatttttggtgcggtaatcgataatcgctaagttctcgttcatgttgttaattacaaatcccgcttttttttttttttgaaaaaccgtctttttttttttgtttgaaagattttagtgagacggaaattgacttgtgttttagtgagacggaaattgcattttagtgagacggaaatggagttatgttatggagggcaaatttggaaatttacattaattgtcgacgataattagtaaattgtcgacgacGTATAGCAGGACCCATTAATAGATGGGCCGTAAGGTTCAGAAATGAATGCCTAAGTATATCAGACTTATTAGGTAATGGACCAGTTCCACTGCCTGTCAATCCACAGGCTTTATATAATGGTGAGCCCATTTTTATGGACGTATTAGGCAAGTTTACCAACTTGATTAAATATcatccttttattcttttttattcttacttttatcattttattatttatttattattgcatGTCTACATACACATAATCTTGAGTTCGAAACTGTTTAAGCTCAAACAACCCCTTATCAGTTGATTTATCAGATCTATGTGGTCATAGGTATCTCATTAGAGTATAATAATAGATGAGTGTACATCATATAATGGGTACATACGAATTTATGAAAGTATAATCGACttttaaaaaatgaaaataaTCACATAGAAAAACAAGGGAATATACATATTAGATATTTTttgcaaattcttgtttcagagaATATTTTCCGTCTGAAATAAAACAGACAAATATGTGacaattttatgataaaatgtaaatattttctcATAAATGTTATCATCAGTttagttttttcttttttttttttttgtgtgttaaAAAATAAGAACTTCAGTTATAACATTTTATTATTAAAGATTACttcttatcaaaaaaaaaaaggtaaataaatgataattATGCAGCAatcaaaatattatttaaatgtcgaTAATTTGAAGAATATAAGTAAAACTCACAGTGACCACAGAGGTGATGTTGGTGATGACCATAGAAACATATTGAGGTTTGGTGTAAATAGTTGAAAGAGTAGAATTGGTAAGATATAGGCTCATGTAATCATTTGTGCCAATACTAAACAAGTAAACACCATTCCTCAATATTTTTCTTGCTTTCACATCTCCATACTTGTCTTTGTACCATTTTGCCACTTCCTTGTAATTTCTTACTTGCATATGAAGGTCAATAAcctataaatataaaataaacgTAAATTCTCATTTCAAACAGTTTTAACTTATACGAAAATAATATCACCAGTTTATAATAAAAAGAGATTGTAACTAATATTGTCGCCGTTTTGTAATAAACCGCTGATGATATAAAAGAAAAGtttacattttattgtaaaatggtgACATTTTATCTGTGTTAACTTAAGACGGATACCAGCATACCACCTGTCTTAAAATAAAgatacttaaaaaaaaaaaaaaaaaaaaaaaaaaatgtgttatTATGCATGCACGAACTTTGTTGCTTATAAATTAGTCATCAACAAGTATATATATAGTATGAATTAAATTACATGTCAAATGATCCGTTAAGATACGTGAAAGCTACATAACATTAATCTTATATGTATACTCTTTAATCATGTAAAGTCTGGGAGCGTACATGTGACTTTCTTAACCCTGATATCGTCATAAACATTTGAGGCGATAAAGTCGTAAACATCTACTCCTTAATCAATATCTCAAAAACTTTCGTCTATAATTGTAATTATATAGTTTGTTGCATTAAACATAAATAATCATACAATCCGTCTCATTGTAGACGGACACTATACGGATAGCGGCCCTTTCACAAAATACAAGTGGGTGGGTTGCTCttccacttgcattttgtgagagggttaCTATCCGTCTACAGTTTTAAACGAATAGTGTCCatttataatgagaatttgtgataatcATACATACCGAATGTCGAAAAGTTTCGACGAGGGCACCAGCTCCGGCCGATGCAAAGTTAACTCCATGAGAAAATTGGTGTAAACCCGGCTGAAGATACGGTGGAATCAACGGAAGATGCGCACGTTCCGCTAAGAATGTCAAAGATGCCAAAAGGTGCACATTATTATTACACAAATGTTGAATAATGTATCATAATCTTTTTTGTAAAAATATTTTAGTCAACGgtccaccctacttacccgaaaAAATTGCATTAACATAATTTAACGCATAATTTAAATCGACTTTTTAATTATAATAAATGACAAAATTAACTACGGAGTAATATTTTCATCTATCGACAAACAAATTTCTGATGAATAACATTAAGCTTAATTTGTTTAAGTCATCGTTTTAACTTATCTTCTTCCCCCTTGGTTATCGAACAAGAATTTCATTATTTACAATCCCTCTAAATCGAAAAAATAAGATAgaaaatcattaaatcatatactTTATTCCGTTATCTCACTTATATTGCCCTTTTTCTTCCAGAGACAATACATAGAGATGTCAACTAGCTAAGGTGTTAAAGTCATGAGCGGTCATATTCATGACCTGGGTTTGAACCTCATCAGCATCAAAATAGCCTCTTGGCTCCCTttataacaaaaaaaaacgagGATAATATAAATGGGAATGAACAAGAATATAGTAGTAGGGAAGTGCGTACCAATGAAGTCGGAAATGAGACGGCCATCGGAGAATCGACCGGTCGGAACGGGCAAGAAGTTGATACCATAAGGCCAGAAGTTAGCTTGGTCAAGAGTAGAAGTGTTGATATAATTGTTATTGCCAACATCTAATATGGAATCACCAAAGATGAAGAAGGTGCATGGAGGGTTATGCTtagaatgatgatgatgattgggTAAATTGAGGCAAGAAGTGTATGAAATGTATGAAATTATTAAGACACAAAGTGAAGATAATATGTGGTATTCCAATTTCATGGCCCtttgattttattttgcttgctatTCCAAGGGGTCCAGCTAGTGCTTATTAATAATATTGCTCCTCTTATATATCGTGCTTGTGCTTGTAGATATATCATTTACTTGTAGACTTGTAGTTGAGATTGTTGACCCACATGGCCACATATAGCTTAGACCTTGGAAGTCTGACCTGACTCGAATGATCCAACTTCAATCCCAGCAAACTCAATTTAGTATGATTTGAAAATATTGCAAATCGTGTTAGACGAGAGATAATTGGTAGATGATGAATGAATGTTCTTATTATTGAATTGTGTTTTAACAGGGTATACAATTaacctatttatactaaatatgCAAGTGATATTTACGGGAAAGAATCATCTAAATATGAACATAATATGTGCAAGCTAAACTCGGAAACAATTTTATTCCTTGAATGACATATATGTTGCGTGATTTGCTTGATATGCGCAATCTTCGTGTAACGGCTAGTGATATCGGTTGTATAGTccaataccccccccccccccctcacgCCTCAAGTTGGAGTGTGTAGGTCCGAAACGCCCAACTTGGAAAGCAATTCGTAGAAAGTAGCACGTCCAAGGACTTTAGTGAGTATGTCTGCGAGTTGAAGCTTGGTATGGACATAGGAAGGGACAATAGTGCCCGATTTGATTGCTCCCGTACAAAGTGACAATCAATATCAATATGCTTTGTGCGTTCGTGGAAGACCGGATTTCGAGCAATGTGAAGCGCGGATTGGTTGTCGCAATGTAACATTATGGGCTTTGATTGATAAATGCCAAGAAAGTGCAAGAGCCCTTTAAGCCATTTAAGTTCACAGGTGGTGTGTGCCATAGCTCGATATTCTGATTTCGTGGAAGATAGAGAGACGGTGGCTTGCTTCTTAATTTTCCATGAGATGGGAGAAAACCCGAGGAAGGTAATGTAGGCAGTTATCGAGCGTCGGGTATCGGGACAAGCCGCGTAATCCGCATCGCAATAGGCATTGAGTGTAAGATACTGTCAGACCAAAAGAGAAGACCTTGGCCTGGCGAGTTTTTAAGGTACTTGACCACTTGAAGGGCGACATTCCAGTGATCCTTTGTCGGAGTATTCATAAATTGAGACAAGATGTGAACCGAGTAAAGAATATTCGGACGACTTATTGTTAAATAAACCAATCGTCCCACAAGGCGGCGGTATGGTTGTGGATCATTTAAGATAGTAGCGGTGGATGAGCCCAATTTGTGATTAGGTTCGATCGGGATGGAGACCGGCTTAACCCCGAGCAGACCCGTTTCGTGTAAGATGTCGAGGGAGTATTTTCGTTGAGAGACTAATATCCCGGTTGTATTTCTTGCAATTTCGATTCCAAGGAAATATTTAGGCAACCCGAGATCCTTCATTTTGAAGCAAGAACTGAGATACCCTTTGAACTCGCTGATCATGGCGGAATTATTTCCACAAACAACGAGGCCGTCGACATAAATTGGCAGTGTTCATAGAGAATAAAGAGTGATCGTATGGACATTGTCGGAAGCCATATTTGAGCAGCGCGGAAGCCAATTTCGCATACCAACACCATGGAGCCTCTTTCGGGCCGTAAAGAGATTTTCGTAGGCGACAAACTTGACCATTATTGGCCGAGGTGAAGCCTGGAGGGGGACGTATATAGACTTCTTCGAGTAAGTCACCATGAAGGAAGGCATTATGAACATCCATTTGATGGAGAGTCCATCCTTTAGCGGCAGCAATAGCGATTAGAGTACGAACTGTCACAAGCTTGACGGTTGGAGCAAACATTTCGTTGTAATCCACACCTTCGACTTGGCAATTCGCATGACTACTAAGCGAGCTTTATATCGTTCGATTGTTCTATCGGCATTATATTTGATCTTGTATACCCATTTGGAGCCGATTGTCTTTTTACCGTGAGGAAAAAACTCAAGAGACCAAGTTTTGTTTTGCTCAAGAGCGTCAATCTCGAGTCGCATAGCTTCCCTCCATTCGGGTACCTGCATAGCATCATTAAACGATCTAGGCTCGTGGTGGTTAGTCACGTCCGACAAGAAAATTTGATGGTTAGGAGAAAATTTTGAACTATTAACAAATTTAATGATTGGAAACCTCGTAcctgaagacgatgatgatgaagtGAGATAGTGAGATGAGGGACGTGTCTTGGGTTGAACAAAATCCTTTAAGTTCGAGTTCGGTATTTTCAAACGATGACCTCGACCCAAGATAGGTGGGTCGGTAGAGGTGTTGGTCGTGGGATGGTCAGTGGCAGTCTTTGGTTGTGGTGATGAGGGAGAGGTCGAGGTGGTTGTGTCGGAGGTTGAGGGAGTGGTAGAGGGTGAGTTCGAGTTAGGGGTGAGCTGATCATGGGGTTGTTGGATGAGGATGAGTTGGTCCACGGGTGTAAAGTCGTCGGATATGAAAGAAGATGTATGACCATTGTCATCGTGAGAGTCAAGATTTTTGTAAGGGAAGGTGTTTTTAATAAAGACCACATCACGGGATGCAAATTAAGTCCCCGTGTCTAAATCGTAGAGACGCCAACCCTTTTTTTCCAAACGGGTATCCAATGAAAATGCATTTACAACTGCGGGATGCAAACTTGTCATGGGAACGATTTATATTTTTCGCATAACAGAGACAACCAAAGACACAAAGATTTTCCATCGGTGGAATTTTGTTAAAAAGCATTTCGTAAGGAGTTTTGAAGGAGAGGGGTCGGGGTTCGATTGATTAAATGAACGGCACTTAGGACACACTCGCCCCAAAAGAAAATAGGT
It includes:
- the LOC141591740 gene encoding GDSL esterase/lipase 5, which translates into the protein MKLEYHILSSLCVLIISYISYTSCLNLPNHHHHSKHNPPCTFFIFGDSILDVGNNNYINTSTLDQANFWPYGINFLPVPTGRFSDGRLISDFIAERAHLPLIPPYLQPGLHQFSHGVNFASAGAGALVETFRHSVIDLHMQVRNYKEVAKWYKDKYGDVKARKILRNGVYLFSIGTNDYMSLYLTNSTLSTIYTKPQYVSMVITNITSVVTEIYKIGGRKFGFLNVPAIGCAPSLRLIANANGECLKDVVTYTNLHNEAIFQALQQLTNKLPGFKFSLYDFYTSTLQRIKHPSKYGYKEAKTACCGTGKYRGVLSCGGKRIVKQYELCKNIDEHLFWDSIHFTQKTYMQIANEMWNNTNYVHASHGSYTIKDLFYLR
- the LOC141591739 gene encoding uncharacterized protein LOC141591739, coding for MGVVIIDGSTVRSFVEDETQFNKSVDESFATLDLDSNGTLSRSELRKAFESMRLMESHFGDDVAGPTPAQLTSLYDSIFDRFDIDGSGTVDLDEFRVEMKKIMLAIADGLGESPISMALEEGLDGNLLKKAADLEASKLEDAFAKK